The nucleotide sequence AACCGGTCGTCCGCATTGGTGGCGGACGCTTTGCAGAACGCGTGCAGCAGTTCAACAAAGCAGTCGACCCGAATGTCGACAAGCTGAAACAGTATCCCGAAATTCTGTCGCAACTGAGCGACAACATCGCGACCACCACCTTACTGGGACGTGCTTACCAGTCCCAGCCTGATGACGTCTGGCGGGCGATTGACAAACTCCGCGCTGAAGTCGATGCCGCACTACAAGAACAGCCCCAACAGTTTGTGGATGAGAGTGGCGTTCCGCTGACAGGCCAGGCCGCATACGTGGCCGCCGCCGGTTATGTCGCCGGTCGATACTTCGTTCCTGCGACCGTTTCCGAACTCTACACCGCATACGCGTATCCGCATCAGACGACAACGACGACCACCTATCATGGTGAAAACGTAAATGGCGCTGCGACTCAAACCACCACAACGGGTCCCTATGGACACGCAACGGCGTCCACCGGCAGCAGCGCGACAACATACACAGGTCCGAATGGCAACACAGTGACGGGAGCCACCCAGGGAGGCAGTGTTGTCTACCAGAATGGTGCTATCACTGTCGGTGCGGGTGCAGCCACCACAACGGTCACCGGGCCCCAGGGAAATTCAGCGACCGCAACAGGCGCGGGCATTGCCGGTACGACAACCGCCGGTGATACGACTTACTTCGGCGCAGCGGGCGGCGGAACCGTCAACACATCCAATGGACTCTCGGCGGCCGGCGCAGGTCAGGTGACCGGATCCGTTCAACAGACACAGACAGGAGCCAACTACAACACCCAGGCCAGTGGCTCTGTCGCAACAAATACTGGCGTCAACGCGTATGGCAGCAGGAACACCAGTGGCAGCGTGAACCAGAACGCCGATGGCTCGGTCAGCGGCGTTCGTTCGTCCTCCACTTCCGTTCAAGGAACCAGGGGTTATGCTGATGTGGAGCATAACAGTTCCGGCACAGCGACCGGAAATGGCAACGGGACCTACAACGGTTCCACAACCATCGATTCCAGCAAAGGTTCTGCCTCGGTGGATACAACTGCCGGTAATGGACAGGTCTCCTCAACGGTTACCACACAAAATGGCTCCGCGACGGGTACACTCGGCGACGGTCAGGTCGGGCAGAGCTCCTCTTCGGCCCGCAATCGACAATCCACAGGCAGCCAGCAGGCGGCCCGCAGCAGCAGCCAGAAAGGTTCGTACCGTTCCAGCCGCCAGTCGACTGCCTCAAATTCCCGCTACAGTCAATCTTCAAGTCAGCAGATTGCGTCCGGCCTGCAAAGCATGCAGAAAAACTGGGGACAGCTCAGCCAGCAGATGAACCGTTCCTCCCAGGCTGCTTCCAAGTCTCGCCAGGGAGTGCAAACGTACTCACAGCAGCGACCTTCGTCTGCCTATTCACGTGGCTCCAGCTTCAGTCCTTCCAGCAGTCGCACACCTTCGTACTCGCGCGGCAGTTCCTCACGGGGCAGCAGCAACCGCGGTTCATCAGGACGTTCCGGTGGACGGGGCGGGCGGAGATAAGTTCGCTGCAATACTAAGAGTATATTAAGTGCGGGCAGGCCTCTTTTCGTAATGGAAAGAGGCCTGTTTTTTTGACTTCCTGTCCAAATAGATTTTTTATTTCCCCTCTCAGGATATTTCGTTTAGAATGAAATTGAGAAGAAACCGATTTCATCCCATCTTTTCACAAGGCAGATAAAGAAACATGCTCCGCTACTTTATCGCAACTAACTTCTGGTTAGCCTTTACGATCTTACTGCTGGTTTCCTCAACGCCCCGCTACCAGATAGTGGGAAACGCCTCGCAGAAACATTACGGCGTCTATGGCTATGCGGTTTTCGGATTGGGAAATATGTCCTCTTTTTTTTACTGGACCGTAATTAGTCTCTCAGTCCTTGCTGTACTGATTTGTTTTCGTGCCTGGAAGAAAACGGAAAGTATCCCAGTGAATTCATCATGAAATTTCCCCTGCACACATTTGAAGTCAGCAGTCAGTCTGAGAAAGATTTTATCCGACTGCTGCAGAAAGCCTTAAACAGGCTGCCGTCAGTTGTGGAACGGGAAATCTCAGATGCAGACCGCTTACGTTTTCGACTGTTGCTGGAAGATTATGTCGTCGGACTCTTAAAAGACATGCAGGCAATTCAGCATCTCTCACGCAATTGGACTCCGTCCGATTATCTGATCATTGTGCAGTTTGAAAAAACACAAGGCACCATCTGCTTCAACGGGCAGAAGCAAGTCATCCCTTTTGCAACATAAATATCGGGATGGGTCGTAAAACCTGAAGGCAAACCATAAACTCGAAAGGAGTCAGGTCATGTTTCATTCAAAAGAAACGTTTTATCTTGTTCTCATCCTCGCAGGTCTGATTTTGTTTTCCTCATCTGAAAACAACCAGGCTGCCAAACCCCAGGTTGATCCAACGCAAGTCATTCTGCGTTCGATTCAGACAGCCGACGGTCCCCAGTTGGAAATTCGCATCGGACATCTCGTCTGCAAAACAGATCAACTGACCTTTCAGAGAGAAGAGGGTCCAGAATCCACCGTGCAGCCCGTCAGCGGCAAGGTGCAAGTCAAAAGTGAAAGACAATGTATCACTTCAGAGCAAGTGAAATTCTCGCTCCCCTGGTTAACAGGGGAGCGCTGATTCAGGGAACTTAAGCCTGCGGTGATTGCTCATATTCCGGTTCCGCTGACGGATCGGTCAGGAATTCCATTTTGCCGCTTTTTACGTCGTAAAGCGCACCAACCACCATGACCTTGCCGGCATCGACGAGGTTACGAAGGACTTCGCTGCGGGCCTTTATCTCGTATACGCTGCGACAGACGTTACGTCGTGCCGTTTCGTCGATAAACCGTTCCTTTTCATCCTGGCTCATCCGAGGGATTTCCGAGCAGGTTTCTTCGTCGACACAGGGAACAATTTCATTGACAATCGATTCCAGGTGTGAACAACCTGTGACTTGCAAGGCATTATCATCTTCGCACATCAGTTCCACTGTGGAAGTGACGGCTCCGCAGCGGGTGTGCCCCAGCACCAGCACCAGTTTCACGCCGACGACAGCGACACCATATTCGATACTGCCCAGCGATTTATTCCCGATCACGTTTCCAGCAACACGCACGCTGAAAATATCACCAATCCCCAGGTCGAGCACCAGTTCCGCGGGGACGCGCGAATCGATACAACTTAAAACGACCGCCAGCGGATTCTGTTCACCCGCAGTGGCATTAACCTGATGCCCCAGGTCGCGTGAGAGTCGATTGCCGGTATAGAACCGCTCGTTCCCTTCACGTAAAATCTGCAGGACCTGATCCGGTGTAATCCGGTCTTTCAGTTCACGCGTGGAATAGTCAGCGAACTGGATTTCGTCATTCAACTGATACTTTTTACGGAAACCGCGCAAACTGACTTTCATCCCTCGCGCGGGGCCGATTTTATCCTTGAACTCCTGGATCAGACTTAAAATATCCGGGTCAATATAATCCGTGCCGCTGGCATCAATCAGCATGTTGGTGCCGGGAGGGGCATCGTTAAACACTGTGTCCAGTGCGGCACGGTTCAGAAAGCTGACCTGGTTTGCCAGTTCAACATGCAGAACATCACCCCCGGCGTGTGTCTCCACAATTCGACGGATCGGTTGTCGGAGACTACTGTTCAGAATAAACAGCAGACTCACACCCAGTCCAATTAAAATACCGATCAACAGGTCGGTAAACACGATTGAAAGTAACGTGATCATGAAGGGCAGAAACTGGTAGCGTCCCTCGCTCCACATCTGTCGAAACAAGGCGGGACTGGCCAGTTTGAAACCGGTGACCAGCAGAATTGCTGCCAGCGCCGCGAGAGGAATCATATTCATATAAACGGGGATTAACGCGACTGATATCAGCAGCAAAACTCCATGGAATATACATGACACTTTGGTTTTAGCACCAGCGTTCACATTCACGGAACCACGCACAATCACCGACGTCACAGGCAGGCCGCCAATCATACCGGCGGTCACGTTACCAACCCCCTGTGCAATCAACTCACGACTGGAGGGCGAATTGCGGTTTTCAGGATCGAGCTTATCAACGGCTTCCAGGTTCAACAGGGTTTCCAGAGAAGCGACGATCGCGATCGTCGCTGCAGCCACATAGATGGCCGGGTTAGCCCACTGAGTAAAGTCAGGAAACTTCAGGAAGGTCAGCAGATCACCGGCTGTTTCTGCAACAGGAATTTGCACCAGGTGACTGGCCTCAATCGCCCACGGGCCACCCGTGCGCTGAAACAGAATATGCAGACTCACCCCCAGCAGCACCACCATCAGCGGGCCAGGGATGACAGAATTTTTCAGCATTTTAATTCGGCCCCAGAGCACCAGCAGAGCAATGGAAGACAATCCGACGACAGCGGCTCCATAATGGATATCGCCCTCAAAGACTGTCAGAATTTCAGAAAATGTGTTCTGTTTGTCTGGCTGCGTGAATGACATTTCCCCTTCCGGGTCGGAATCGTGTCCCACAACATGGGGAATCTGTTTCAGAATCAGAATCACACCGATGGCAGCCAACAGCCCCTTGATCACACTGGAAGGGAAAAACGCGGAGAGTGAACCGGCTTTCACGATCCCCAGCACAATCTGGATCACCCCGCCCAGCATGACAGCAAGCAGAAACGCTTCAAAAGAACCCAGGGCGGCAATTTGCGCGATCACGATGGCCGTCAGACCTGCAGCAGGTCCACTCACGCTGGTGCTGGATCCACTGATGGACCCCACCACAATTCCACCGATGATTCCCGATACCAAGCCCGAAAACAACGGCGCCCCGGAAGCCAGGGCAATTCCCAGGCAGAGTGGAAGTGCCACAAGAAATACCACCAGACCTGCTGTCAGGTCGCGTGGCAGGTACGTAAGGGGATAGCCCGAAAGACGTGCGTCGCTCATGTCTATTCACTCAATCAATTTTTAAAGTTTGGCGGGTTACTCACAGTCTCTGTAAACTGAATGGGATCGTCAGTGCAATCACACAGCGGAACAAAGTCTGCATTGATATCAAAATCTGAGAACTTCTAGGGCGGAACCATCTGAAACATCAGAGAGCTATCATCGCTTACCGCGCAAGACCTCAGACCTTTGACACTGTATTATAAAATCACATCTCGTTTTACAATCTGCTTTTACAGTTTTTTCAGCAATTTGAATTCTGATCAGATTTTTTTCACTTCAAAAGCCGACGCACTGACTATAACCGATCAGATTAAAATTCAAAACAGTTTTTCATTCCTTACTGGACACCTTCAAACTACGAGAACAGCAGTTATTTTCAGACCTGTAGGTCTATTTGTACCGATAACTTCAACCCGCGCCATAGTATTTCCTGCGTCAACAGACGAAAGAGTTCATCCATGCAGTCGCCTCTCCCCTTTCCACTGGCCAGTTTGATTCTCGCACTGATACCTGCATTGACTCTCTCAGCAGACCCCGGCCCAGCGGACTGGTCTCAGTGGCGAGGGCCGAACCGCGATGGTCTCATCAAGGGGACAGAGTTCCCTGACAGCCTGTCTGATCAATCTCTGACCCAGGTTTGGAAAATCCCGCTCGGTCCGGGTTACTCGGGCCCCATTGTCACTGCGGATCGTGTGTTTGTAACGGAAACCATTGATGAGAAAATGGAGGTCGTCAGTGCATTGGATCGCGCGACTGGCAAACTGATCTGGAAACAGGAGTGGCCCGGCGCCATCAGTGTTCCCTTCTTTGCCAAAGCCAACGGGGACTGGATTCGGGCAACCCCCGCTTATGATGGCGAACGACTCTACGTCGCCGGCATCCGTGATGTTCTCGTCTGCCTGAATGCAGAGAGCGGCGAGGTGCTCTGGCGGATTGATTTTGTGGAAAAACTGAAAACGCCTCCCCCCGCTTTCGGGTTTGCTTCTTCGCCTCTCATTGTGGGCGATGCCGTTTATGTCCAGGCAGGCGGTGGTTTGTGTAAGGTCGACAAACTGACCGGCGCGATCAAATGGCGGGCCCTTGACAATGGGGGCGGCATGTTTGGCAGTGCCTTTTCCTCACCTTATTACGCCACCCTGAATGGGGTTCCGCAGTTGATTGTTCAGACCCGCACGACACTGACCGGCGTCAATCCCGCTGATGGGGCTGTTTACTGGCAACAGGACATTCCCGCCTTTCGAGGCATGAATATTCTGACTCCCACAGTGCACGAGAATTCCGTATTCACCAGCAGCTACGGCGGCAAGTCTTTTCTTTATACTCCTGACAAGTCGGGCGACTCCGCGGCCCCTGAGGAAATCTGGACCAACAAAGCCCAGGGCTACATGTCCTCTCCGCTGATCATTGACGGTTTCATTTACCTGCATCTGCGGAATCAGCGTTTCACCTGTATAGATCTCAAGACGGGCGAAACCCGCTGGACCACGACCCCCTATGGAAAATACTGGAGCATGGTCACCGATGGTGATAAAATACTGGCACTCGATCAAACCGGTGACCTGCTGTTGATCAATGCGAACCCGGAAAAGTTTGAACTGCTGGATCGGCGCAAAGTAGCCGACGATTCGTGGGCGCACATTGCGGTCAGCGGCAATGAACTTTTCATTCGTGCACTGGATCATCTCGCCGTCTATCGCTGGAACACCTCGGATACCGAAAAATAACCAATCCTCATGACCGTTCCCGAAATACGAATTCGTCCGCTTAACCAGGCTTCTCTGCAAAAAAACGGTGATTACGTTCTGTACTGGATGATCGCCAATCGGCGGACCCGCTACAACTACAGTCTGCAGCGGGCTGTGGAACTCAGCAAAGAACTCAACAAACCTCTGCTTGTCTTCGAAGCACTGCGCTGCGGCTACGAATGGGCTAGCGATCGCCTGCATCGATTCGTCCTGCAGGGGATGGTCGACAATCGGGACAGTTTACAGGACAGCCCCGTGGGTTATTACTGTTACGTGGAACCGAAAGCCGGCCATGGTTCAGGACTGCTGTCGGCTTTGGCAACAAAGGCCTGCGCTGTTGTCACTGATGACTTCCCCTGTTTTTTCATTCCCCAGATGCTGAAGTCGGTCGCCCCCCGATTGTCCGTGCGACTGGAAGCCATTGATTCCAACGGTCTCTTGCCGCTGCGAGCCGCTTCTCAGATTTATCCGACCGCGTACGCGTTCCGCCGCTTTCTGCACAAAGCGCTGCCAGACCACCTGGATCAGACTCCTAAAATCAACCCACTGTCCCACATCGATCTTCCCGAATTTTCCTCGTTGCCCGCAAAAATCCTGGAACGCTGGCCGATGGCATCGGATCAATTATTACAGGCAACTCCCGAAGTCCTGGCTGACCTGCCCCTTGATCATCAGGTCGGACCGGCAGATTTTGATGGAGGAATGAAGGCTGCGAGCAAAACGCTCAAACAGTTTCTCAATGTGCGCTTCGAACGTTACGCTGAAGAACGGAATCTGCCGGAAGAAGAAGTTACCAGCGGGCTCTCCCCTTACCTGCATTTCGGGCATATCTCTGTGCATGAAGTTTTTAAACGGGTCGCCGATCGGGAAGATTGGAACGCTGCAAAAGTAATCGATCAGAAAGCGACCGGCAAACGGGCGGGCTGGTGGCAGATGAGTGAAACCGCCGAGGGATTTCTGGACGAACTGATCACCTGGCGCGAACTGGGTTATAACATGTGCTGGCAGCGCGACGACTATGACCAGTATGAGTCACTGCCCGACTGGGCACGGACCACACTCGAGGAACATGCTGCTGATAAACGTGACCCGTGTTATACATTGGAAGAATTCGAACAAGCCCGCACTCACGATGAACTCTGGAACGCTGCCCAGACGCAACTGGTTACGGAAGGACGCATGCATAATTACATGCGGATGCTCTGGGGCAAAAAAATTCTGCACTGGTCGAAATCTCCCCAGGCGGCGCTGGAGATTATGATGCACCTCAACAACAAATACGCGGTCGATGGTCGGAACCCGAATTCCTATTCGGGCATCTTCTGGTGTTTAGGTCGTTATGATCGTGCCTGGGGCCCCGAACGACCGATCTTCGGAAAAATTCGCTATATGACCTGCGAAAACACGGCCCGCAAATTCAGCGTAGATGGTTACCTGGAACGTTTCAGCAAAGAAAAGCGGCAAGGCTCTCTGTTCGATTGAAGTCGTATTGCCCTCTGGTTTAAACTGACTCTCCTGTAACAAAGCATTCAGGCAACAGTCGACTTAAACGGGAACTTCGGTTTTGAACAGACATCTATTCCAGGGAACGGTTCCCTACTATGCGCGTTACCGCGTTCCCTATCCACAGGCACTTCTGTTACAGGTCTGCGAGCAGGCCCCACTGACAGGCTCCGGCCGACTGCTGGACCTGGGCTGTGGCACGGGTGAACTCGCGATCCGTCTGGCGTCCCGCTTTGAGGAAGTGCTTGCTGTTGACCCTGATGCAGAGATGCTGGCAGCCGCACAGCAGAAAGCAAGGGAGCAACAGGCCACTAACATTCAGTGGCGCAATCAAAGCGCCGAGCAGTTCTCCACGGAGCCGGATTCATTCGAGTTGATCACGATCGGTGCCGCCTTCCACTGGATGGATCGGCCCGTCATGGCGCCGCGCATCCGCAGTTGGCTCCAGCCGCAGCAGCCCCTGGTCATCATGGGTTACACCAGTATCTGGAGCGGCAATGCCGACTGGCATCCGCTGGTTCGCGAGGTCGTCAAACGCTGGCATGGCGAAAAACGGCGTGCCGGCACGGGTGAATTCAACAATCTCGCGGCTCCGCACGAACTGGTCTTACTCGACGCCGGTTACCAACTGGAAGAAATCAAATACGAGCATCCGCAAACCTGGACGCTGGACGATCTGTTGGGCAATCTGTACTCGACCTCTTTCGCCTCCCCCGCCGTTCTGAGAGAGAAGCAACCCGACTTTGAAGCCGACCTGCGAGCCACCCTGCTCGACTTCAACCCCAACGGCGTCTATGAAGAACAGATGATGTTTTACGCGCTGATTGCTTTCCCTCATTCATGAATTCTACAAAGAAGTTCAGGAGGCCGGCAGAAGAATCCTCTTTGTTTTTCTCGTTAGAATAATAGATGTGAATAATTACTATGATTGAGTTTTTCAAAGTGAATGTAGAAGATGGCGTATTCAAAACGGTATTGCCTCCGTTTCATAACAAAGACTGGTCTAAAATTCTTCCCAATCAAGGTTTTACCTGGATTCACAATCCCCAGGTTGAATTGTCCGGTCAGCTGAATCCCCTGTTAGCCAATACCATCTTTAATACTTCTGATCTTGAGTTGAAATATACAATTCATCGTCTGGAGCTCGATATCTCAATCTCAACGATTGACTTCTTGCGTTTTACTGAATCAATTTTTTCACACGGAATCGATTTTGTTCTTAGTGACAAGCATCAACCTGCGGGATTCAGCTTATATTCCATCCCTGAATTTAAATGGGCAGAAGTAATGCTCCAGAATCAAATCATATTTGCGTTTCATAGACCAGCCGCCAGTGAGCCTTCCCTGCTCACTTCTCCATCAGAAGAATCTTTGAACTCAGTGATCAATCGATTTACCCAGGAGTAACACGAAACTCCTCAAAAGGATCGGATTCATGATCAAACGGTACAACAACCTGAGCCTGGCGATTGCCATTCCCGGACTCATCATCCAGATTGCGGGACGTTTCATTATGGACAGCGGACAGGAGGCGCTCGGCTTAGTGATGTTTATTGGCGGAACCGTGATGCTGCTGTGGTACCTGGCTGGTTTTCTGTCATTGATCGGGCTGATTATTCTGGCACTGCTGAAAGATCACTCGGGTGTGAATGAGGTCTAGACTGTGTCCCGTATTACTGTAGCGTCTCCAGGTCCATTGGGACCGAGTAGATTAGATTGACAGACGCTATGGTTAAATGTGATGCGTTCTAGTAAATCAGGCCCGCAGTATCTCTGTCGCTGCGTGCGGTCGAGAAAAATGTTTATTGAGTGCCAGCTGGAGGCAGTGACGCGATGAACTCGTCGAAAACGCGGCGGTACTCCTCCGGTTGAGGATCGTTGTGCCCTGCTCCTGGCAGGACGAAGAACTGTTTTGGCTCCCCGGCTGCGTCGAACAGCTTCCGCCCCAGTTCGATTGGGATCAATAGATCTTTGTCGCCATGGCTCTGTAGGAGAGGTCCCGAATAGTTCCCGATCTTTCCGGCCGAGTTCAATCGCTGCGTCATATTCAGGTTCGGAAACATCCACGGCATATGGTGAGCCGCGGCATCAGGAAGAGATGAGAATGTGCTGGCAAGAACCAGCCCCCGCGCGCCGTCTTGCGCCGCCAGATCCACGGCGACCGCTCCTCCCAGCGAACGGCCCATGAGTACGATTTCCGTTTCCTCAACACCAGCACGCGAAGCCAGCCAGGCGCGGGCCGCACGCGCATCCTGCAAGATACCGCGTTCGCTCGGTTTGCCCTCGCTCTTGCCGTATCCCCGATAATCAAAAGTCATGATCGCGAGGCCATGACGCTCCTGCAGGATCTTTAATGTTTCGCCTCGACTGACGATGTTCCCCGCGTTGCCATGACAGAACAGCGCCACCGCACGTGGTTTCGGGTGTCCCAGAAACCAGCCATGCAGCCGCGTCCCGTCCTCTGCTTCGAACCAGGCATCTTCAAAAGGGAGGTTCTCTGGAAGCGAACCCGGTTCGGGAAACGGACTGGGCTGGTAAACGAGCGTACGTTCCACCGGAACCAGTGGGGACAGCGGCCCCAGGGAGGCACAACCCACCAGCAGGAAAAGCAGCCCCCACACGAGTTGATAAGATAGGCGCATGAACATCTCCAGGAGAAAGAAGCGACGGAGAATAAACGATCGGCAGCCAGCAAGTCAATGTTGATCTTGCTGAAAGCGTCTGATGGCATTCCTGAGGAATCAGCAGGAAACATACAACCGAATCATTCAAGGGTGTCTGATACACCAGCGACCTCAACGGAAGTTATGACTTCCCCCATAGCTGAAACAGGTTTGATCCACTAGAATCAAACGTGCGTTCCGCTTTTGTAAAGTTCCAGAAGCGGAACGCAATAGTCCGCTAAAGTGATTCATATCTACTGTAATGAACAGGTACCTGATGGCTCCCAAGGATGACAACTCTCTCACCTGGTATCAGCTCGATCTCAGTCAAGTCGCGGAACGGTTGCAATCGCCTGACCAGGGGCTGGCGCTCTCTGAAGTGGAAACCCGCCGCGCGGAAGTTGGACTGAATGAACTGATCGAAAAACAGCGTAAATCCATCTGGATGATGTTTCTGGATCAGTTCAAGGATTTTATGATTCTGATTCTGATCGTCGCCGCGGTCATTTCCGGGGTGATCGGGGAAGTTGCTGACACCATCGCGATTACAGTCATCGTACTGCTCAACGCCATTCTGGGGTTCATTCAGGAATACCGGGCTGAGAAAGCTATGGCGGCTTTGAAAAAAATGGCGGCTCCTTCTGCAAACGTGGTGCGAGGCAATAAAGTCGTGACCATTCCGGTAGGGCAGCTTGTCCCCGGCGACCGCGTCCTACTGGAGGCAGGCAACATTGTGCCCGCGGATTTGCGACTGACAGAAGCGGTCCAGTTACAGATCAATGAAGCTGCCTTAACGGGTGAATCATTGACTGTCGAAAAGATCACACAGGCTATTCAAGAAGCAGATCTCCCCCTGGGTGACCGGAAAAACCTTGCCTTTAAAGGCACGCTGATCACCAAAGGCCGCGGCCAGGGAATCGTGACCGAAACGGGTATGCAGACCCAACTGGGACAGATCGCCACCTTGCTCCAGGATCAGGAAGAAGGACGTACTCCTCTGCAGAAACGCCTGGCCACATTCGGCCAGAAACTCGCGTATGTCATCCTGGCGATCTGCGCGATTGTCTTTATCGCTGGTCTGTCCAGGGGGGAACCGCCGCTGCTGATGTTGCTGACGTCGATCTCCCTGGCGGTCGCTGCGATCCCGGAAGCACTGCCCGCGGTGATTACCATTTCACTGGCGTTGGGAGCACGAAAGCTGGTTAAGCAACAGGCGCTCATCCGCAAACTTCCTGCCGTCGAAACGCTGGGGTCAGTCTCTTATATCTGCACCGATAAAACCGGAACCCTTACACAGAACCGGATGACCGTCGAACAGGTTTATCTCAACGGCGAACTCGTCGCTCCGGACGAACTCCCTGTGACAGTTGAGGAATCCCAGACCCCGCGGAGTTTCACAGAACTTTCCCATCCCGAACTGCTGCTCTGTGCGCTGGCACTCTGTAACGACACCCGCCTGGACGGCGACGACGAGGCCGTCGGCGATCCGACTGAAACAGCTTTGTTTGAACTGGCGCGGGAGAAAGGATTTCTGCGCGAGTCCCTGGAAAAAACATTTCCCCGTCTGGCCGAGATCCCCTTCGATGCCGAGCGCAAGCTGATGACCACCTTCCACCCCTGGAGTGAGGGGAAGGTCGTTTCCATCACGAAAGGGGCTGCTGAAGAAATTGTGTCCCGCTCGACTCATGAGTATTCCCCGGCGGAACAGATCGAGATCAACCAGGACCAGCTCCAGAGTACTGCAGAACAGATTGCCGGAGAAGGCCTGAGAACCCTGGGCTTCGGACTGCGCATCTGGGACTCCGTTCCGGAACCGCTCATCTCGGAAGAGGTGGAATCCGCATTGACCCTGGCCGGGCTGATCGGGATGCTGGATCCTCCCCGGCCGGAAGCAGCGGAATCGGTGGCCCTCTGTCGCTCGGCCGGTATCCACCCGGTGATGATTACCGGCGATCATCCCCTGACCGCGGAGATGATTGCCCGGCGGGTGGGGATTCTCGATGAACAGGAGAAAGGAACCGTGCTTACAGGTCGGCAGCTCGAACAGATGTCCCTGGAAGCATTGGAATGCCAGGTTGAAAAAGTTCAAGTCTATGCCCGTGTCTCTCCGCAGCAGAAACTGAAGATCGTGCAGGCTCTGCAGGATCGGGGACACTTTGTCGCGATGACCGGGGACGGCGTGAATGATGCACCGGCATTGAAACGGGCCGACATCGG is from Gimesia maris and encodes:
- a CDS encoding DUF3300 domain-containing protein, translating into MTATSQNYLKGFIALTVGACFILHSGISNAQQPGGIMQQKLPQKNLSPRALESLVTGIAFYPDDLVETILNASQHPLAIRQASDKPVVRIGGGRFAERVQQFNKAVDPNVDKLKQYPEILSQLSDNIATTTLLGRAYQSQPDDVWRAIDKLRAEVDAALQEQPQQFVDESGVPLTGQAAYVAAAGYVAGRYFVPATVSELYTAYAYPHQTTTTTTYHGENVNGAATQTTTTGPYGHATASTGSSATTYTGPNGNTVTGATQGGSVVYQNGAITVGAGAATTTVTGPQGNSATATGAGIAGTTTAGDTTYFGAAGGGTVNTSNGLSAAGAGQVTGSVQQTQTGANYNTQASGSVATNTGVNAYGSRNTSGSVNQNADGSVSGVRSSSTSVQGTRGYADVEHNSSGTATGNGNGTYNGSTTIDSSKGSASVDTTAGNGQVSSTVTTQNGSATGTLGDGQVGQSSSSARNRQSTGSQQAARSSSQKGSYRSSRQSTASNSRYSQSSSQQIASGLQSMQKNWGQLSQQMNRSSQAASKSRQGVQTYSQQRPSSAYSRGSSFSPSSSRTPSYSRGSSSRGSSNRGSSGRSGGRGGRR
- a CDS encoding bifunctional SulP family inorganic anion transporter/carbonic anhydrase, producing MSDARLSGYPLTYLPRDLTAGLVVFLVALPLCLGIALASGAPLFSGLVSGIIGGIVVGSISGSSTSVSGPAAGLTAIVIAQIAALGSFEAFLLAVMLGGVIQIVLGIVKAGSLSAFFPSSVIKGLLAAIGVILILKQIPHVVGHDSDPEGEMSFTQPDKQNTFSEILTVFEGDIHYGAAVVGLSSIALLVLWGRIKMLKNSVIPGPLMVVLLGVSLHILFQRTGGPWAIEASHLVQIPVAETAGDLLTFLKFPDFTQWANPAIYVAAATIAIVASLETLLNLEAVDKLDPENRNSPSSRELIAQGVGNVTAGMIGGLPVTSVIVRGSVNVNAGAKTKVSCIFHGVLLLISVALIPVYMNMIPLAALAAILLVTGFKLASPALFRQMWSEGRYQFLPFMITLLSIVFTDLLIGILIGLGVSLLFILNSSLRQPIRRIVETHAGGDVLHVELANQVSFLNRAALDTVFNDAPPGTNMLIDASGTDYIDPDILSLIQEFKDKIGPARGMKVSLRGFRKKYQLNDEIQFADYSTRELKDRITPDQVLQILREGNERFYTGNRLSRDLGHQVNATAGEQNPLAVVLSCIDSRVPAELVLDLGIGDIFSVRVAGNVIGNKSLGSIEYGVAVVGVKLVLVLGHTRCGAVTSTVELMCEDDNALQVTGCSHLESIVNEIVPCVDEETCSEIPRMSQDEKERFIDETARRNVCRSVYEIKARSEVLRNLVDAGKVMVVGALYDVKSGKMEFLTDPSAEPEYEQSPQA
- a CDS encoding PQQ-binding-like beta-propeller repeat protein, with the protein product MQSPLPFPLASLILALIPALTLSADPGPADWSQWRGPNRDGLIKGTEFPDSLSDQSLTQVWKIPLGPGYSGPIVTADRVFVTETIDEKMEVVSALDRATGKLIWKQEWPGAISVPFFAKANGDWIRATPAYDGERLYVAGIRDVLVCLNAESGEVLWRIDFVEKLKTPPPAFGFASSPLIVGDAVYVQAGGGLCKVDKLTGAIKWRALDNGGGMFGSAFSSPYYATLNGVPQLIVQTRTTLTGVNPADGAVYWQQDIPAFRGMNILTPTVHENSVFTSSYGGKSFLYTPDKSGDSAAPEEIWTNKAQGYMSSPLIIDGFIYLHLRNQRFTCIDLKTGETRWTTTPYGKYWSMVTDGDKILALDQTGDLLLINANPEKFELLDRRKVADDSWAHIAVSGNELFIRALDHLAVYRWNTSDTEK
- a CDS encoding deoxyribodipyrimidine photo-lyase; the protein is MTVPEIRIRPLNQASLQKNGDYVLYWMIANRRTRYNYSLQRAVELSKELNKPLLVFEALRCGYEWASDRLHRFVLQGMVDNRDSLQDSPVGYYCYVEPKAGHGSGLLSALATKACAVVTDDFPCFFIPQMLKSVAPRLSVRLEAIDSNGLLPLRAASQIYPTAYAFRRFLHKALPDHLDQTPKINPLSHIDLPEFSSLPAKILERWPMASDQLLQATPEVLADLPLDHQVGPADFDGGMKAASKTLKQFLNVRFERYAEERNLPEEEVTSGLSPYLHFGHISVHEVFKRVADREDWNAAKVIDQKATGKRAGWWQMSETAEGFLDELITWRELGYNMCWQRDDYDQYESLPDWARTTLEEHAADKRDPCYTLEEFEQARTHDELWNAAQTQLVTEGRMHNYMRMLWGKKILHWSKSPQAALEIMMHLNNKYAVDGRNPNSYSGIFWCLGRYDRAWGPERPIFGKIRYMTCENTARKFSVDGYLERFSKEKRQGSLFD
- a CDS encoding class I SAM-dependent methyltransferase, which produces MNRHLFQGTVPYYARYRVPYPQALLLQVCEQAPLTGSGRLLDLGCGTGELAIRLASRFEEVLAVDPDAEMLAAAQQKAREQQATNIQWRNQSAEQFSTEPDSFELITIGAAFHWMDRPVMAPRIRSWLQPQQPLVIMGYTSIWSGNADWHPLVREVVKRWHGEKRRAGTGEFNNLAAPHELVLLDAGYQLEEIKYEHPQTWTLDDLLGNLYSTSFASPAVLREKQPDFEADLRATLLDFNPNGVYEEQMMFYALIAFPHS